The genome window ATCTGCAGGCTTGTTCTACTATGTTACAAATAACAGTCCCACCTGCTGCCCAATTCACCAGCTGTATATTTCCAATACACAAGCTGTTCATGGCAAAGGAGTCAAACCCAAGTACAAATTCTGTGCCTTGACTTGATAGTGCCCTCCGCATGCTGCATACTTAATTAAGATAACCTAGTACACAAGCAATGCTGAACATCACATGCATAGAGGCTATCTACTGGTGAAAAAATAAGGTAACCAGTAATGGTTTTTGAATTGAAAAAGCTGGTGGGTGTCATATGATAAGAGTGATGAAAACCATAGTTAAATGTCATAGTTCAACAATAAGTATTTGAATTAAGTAGAtatttgcatttaaaaattaGGGTAGACATTGACGAACAATGGAGCTGATCTGAGGTTTGAGGCATTTATAATAATTGTTTAGAAAGACAAGAGTATATGACTCTCAAGTAATTTGAACATTCTACATGGAGTCATTCCACTGGAGACTTTCAATTGAAATGGAAGCTATTCAACGTGTATAAGAAATGTCACAGAGAAATTATGAGGGAAGACAGTAGACAGTCATCCTTCTAAACTGCTGCATCTTTATGACATTGATCCTATTTAAGCTTTATTAGTAATTATGAACCAGATGTGGACTGATGAGATATTTAAACATGTGTATTCTCATAGCTTTGGTCGTGAGCCTTTAATGGCtgggccctctctccagcccaacatgTGTATTCTTtgtaaaagcaaagaaaactaaATTTCACTGGCTGCACAACATTAACTTCTCTCTAGattgaaaaatttaaacataaatttaataacttaatatatccaaaatatatgttTATTTCCAAATGAAAATCTAAAAATTAATCACATTAATTGGCAAATTATATAGTCTTTTAAATGGAAAAGACTGTTGTGTTAAGTCAGGATTCATTGTGAATATATAAGTGAAATTTTGAGTTACTAGAATTTCTAGCTTACAAATTAGACAAAAAGTGCAAtctacaataattaaaaaaacataaatacatCTATAAAATCAGCTCTACAGATAGCTGTGGTATCTGAATTACTGTTAGATGAAGTGTCCATATCCTCTTCTCTGGAACTGGTCTATATAAAAATTTcatggttaaaaataaataaataaaaatcaatcaatcaatcaatcaataaatagataaattcaTGGTAGCAGAGTAGCTGAGTTtcctaaaacttttaaaaatcactaAACATGTATGTACCATCTCATACACAAAAGCTGTTATTTGCCCATATAAATTGCATGGAATGGGAAAATAGATGCAATTTTAGTCAAGGAAAGGGGcagagaaattaaaataagaGTTATTGAATTTAAAATCCAGTATCTGGGCACCTAATTATCTGGCTGAACATGAAGATATACAGAAGATAGTGAGCTTAGTTGAGGAAATGAGATTGTAaggtacaaaataaaaacatggataAGCCAGATAGTTACGACACCATGTAGTTCCTGTGCACAACCTTTAGGGAGTGCACATTGTTCTTGTATGCCCTTCCACCACAGAATCGAGCACTTTCATCTCTTCTGGGTTTCGGTGCTTCTCAAATAAGAGGACAAGGGACATCACCTCTTTACAATGAACAACACTGAAGTCTAGGTCAATAAGACAATGAACACAATTTTCTATGTTATTAGTAAAACTCCTTTAAGACTAATTAGATCATAAGGTCTCCCTTCTCAGAGTCACATCCTTTCTATATTTGGATTATCTGCCTGTTCAGTGACAGACATTGAGCATTATCCATAGCACCTCCCATTTCTATGGTGCCTATCTTACAATTTTGAGTCTACCAATTCTAAACTCATAATTACTAATGTACCTTTAGATATATTAACTTTGATCccaatttttttctctccaataATTTAAAGATAAACCTTTAAAAGTTatataatagttttatttttacagGAATATAATTCAACATAAtcttccttttgatttttattactttctttatttttgagattgtataTAATTACTtcacttctctcttctctttcatcCTTCTGAAGCTTCTCATAtacccctcctttctcccttccaaaaTTATggccttttttcattaatttttgatGAAATGGTTTTGTGGGTAATTACCCTTTTAACATATTCTGAAAATGTCAGTGAGATTAATAATCTCTTTTGAATTAATCATTGAAATGTAATTTGTCAAACAGAATGATtatcacatacacataatttcaataaaattttaatatttttgtaatcAATCTATATAACACATACATGCTCAACTATTACAGCAAGGTAAGATCTTAAACTAGTATTCAAGGAGTTTTGTTGACATTTGACTCTTCATGTTGAATATCCAAActgaaacaaacagacaaattaGTAATACAGAGGTCATGATTTGCACTCCTACCTGAACTTAGAAAAAATTCTCACAGAAGCATTGGATGTCCAAACAAGTTGCTGTTGAAAATGGTTTATGCCCTATTTGTAGTTGGGAGTGTTTGTCcccaaagaatttaaaaaccctccaaagaaataattgaagaaaacGCAGTAATTTGTTTAGAGATGCACACGCTAGAACCCGGGGATTTGAGTAGTGGTATTGCATCACCTTGTACTCATCTTGAGCTGcatattttgtgtgtttatgaATTGATTCTCAGGGGATTTTTTTCAATAGGAATAGCTATTTATTGCAAGAAAATGGCTACAACAATTAGTAATGGTATGATGTTTTCACATAATTCATAAACTTTGATTTTTCTATGATTCTTTCAAAGTTAGAATTGTCTACTGCACAATCCCTTAAAATGACAAAAGGACTAAGTGGTCACTTAACAAGATTCAATATAAAATAGAtactttctaatattttattgttttaattatttactaGACCAGCATAAATACACTCAATAAATTTATTAGAAAGCAAGTTTATTCAGTATAGACAtctctttttacttattttattttttagatattagttacagtttattaactttctatcccagctgtagcctgctccctcattccctcccaatcccaccctccctccctcagcttctccctgcccctttccaagtccacagataggggaggtcctcctccccttccatctgaccctagcttatcagatttttttcaggactggctgcaatgtccacctttgtggcctagcaaggctgatcctccctcagggggtgtggggagggtcaaagagtcagccattgagttcatgtcagaaatagtccctgttccccttattagggaacccacttagatactgaactaccatgggctacatcctgagcaggagttctagattatatccatatatTGTCCTTGGTTatagaaacaatctcataaaagacccctgtgcccagatatattaggttcttgtggagctcctgtcctctccaggtcatactcactctcctttctttcatataattccctgtgctctaccgaaggtttggctatgagtctcagcatctgctttgatacactgctaggtagagtctttcaagggtcctctgtggtaggttcctgtcctgttacttgttttctcctacttccaatgttcatcccatttgtctctctaagtgaggattgatcatcttacctagacatcttttaaacatattaaaaattttcAGCAAGAATTAAGGACATCAAGTCTATCAATAAATATGATAATGCATTCATGTTTGATTTTCTGTCCAGGAAACAAACTATACCAAAAATTCCTCAtcaaaaaaaatgtgaataatCATAGACATAGAAATTTGGTTTCAAAATCCTAAAATTGTGAAGAATGAGGTGTGTCAGCAGGGAAGCaatagttatttgtttgtttacagaaAAATATTCAATAGCATATGttacaaagaataaaagaaacattagcaTCCTAAACGTAATTGGAAACAGAAGGAGCAGTCAGTACAAGGAATCACAATCTGCCATGGTTTATTGATTGCTCAGTTTTCCTGTCTCCCACTTTCTAATTTTAATCTTTACTCTCAGATCAGATAACGATGAAAACAAAAGTGATATTCCAAACCTGAATGCCAGCAGAAAGTAGGCTGACAAAACACAGAATCCTCGATCCACGGTTTTACATTTGCAAAAGCAATGTCCCTCAGTTTCATGCTGCTTGCATGGCTCCTTCTGTGATGTGCTTCCACAGAAACACATcaggaaaaaaacagaacagcacTCAGATGATGCTTTTCTTCACTTTAACTAGTAAATAAGTGTGGAGTGCAGCTGTACCACTGTTTCTTAAAGGTCTTTCAGAAAAGAGAATGATGGGTCTACCAATGGAAAGAATTGAACCAAGAGCCTGTATATACTGTTAACTTTTGTAAACAAGTGCCCTGTGGAGATGGGGGCAGATCCTCCATAGCAAAGCACTTGGAAGCTTTCACTTAGAATAGTCCTCTTAATGTGATGAGCCCATTAATCTGAGGATCTGTCTATCACATGGATTTGAACATGAACAGATGGTATACCTCAAAACGAAGAACATCTAGCTATGACACCAAATATATGGTCTTAGAGAATATTAAAAACTCatcaaaatacaaatatatttataatgaaCTACAGCTGCAATTTCTTGGAACCTGGAGGCATGAGTGCTGCACTGCCAACGTTTCGCCTGAGGACTGTCTTCAGGGCCTGCTTCACATCCTTATTCCTCAGGCTGTAGATCAGTGGATTCAACACTGGACTCACAAAGGTGTAGAAGACAGCTATTATTTTGGACTCCTCAACAGTCTTGTCAGTGGGTGGtcttacatacatgcagaagaGGGTTCCATAAAACAATGTGACAGCCATCATGTGGGAACCACAGGTGGAGAAAGCCTTGTGTCTGCCTTCAGCAGATTTGATCCTTAAGATGGCAGCAATAATGAAGGCATAAGACACCAGGATGATTGTGAGTGAGTTGGAGAGGTTGAGACCAGCTGATATCAACATGGCATGCTCTTTTATGTAAGTATCTGAACAAGACAGCTTAATGAGTGGTGGGTCAGCACAGTAGAAGTGGTTGATGACATTGGATTTACAGAAGGTCATACTGAAGGTCAGGATGGCTTGGAACAGCCCATCTGAGAAGCCATAAACATAAGGACATGTGGCCAAGCAGATGCAGACTCGCCTGGACATTTTTACACTGTAACGCAGAGGATTGCATAtagccacatagcggtcataggccatggcTGCCAGCATGTAGAACTCTGTGAGGAGAAAGGCAATGAAAAGATAGCACTGGATAAAGCAGCCAACAAAGGAAATGCTCTTTTTGTCTGATAAGAAATTACTCAGCATCTGTGGGGTAGCGTTTGACGTGTAACACAGATCCACAAATGCCAGGTTactgaggaagaagtacatgggcgTGTGAAGGCGGGAATCCAGTCTGATCAGGGCCATCATGCCCATGTTGCCTAAGA of Meriones unguiculatus strain TT.TT164.6M chromosome 8, Bangor_MerUng_6.1, whole genome shotgun sequence contains these proteins:
- the LOC132656047 gene encoding olfactory receptor 5M11 — translated: MLLTNNTEITEFILLGLTDRPELQPLLFVLFLFVYLVTVLGNMGMMALIRLDSRLHTPMYFFLSNLAFVDLCYTSNATPQMLSNFLSDKKSISFVGCFIQCYLFIAFLLTEFYMLAAMAYDRYVAICNPLRYSVKMSRRVCICLATCPYVYGFSDGLFQAILTFSMTFCKSNVINHFYCADPPLIKLSCSDTYIKEHAMLISAGLNLSNSLTIILVSYAFIIAAILRIKSAEGRHKAFSTCGSHMMAVTLFYGTLFCMYVRPPTDKTVEESKIIAVFYTFVSPVLNPLIYSLRNKDVKQALKTVLRRNVGSAALMPPGSKKLQL